The genomic region ATAGAATGAGAAAATAACTGAGTTCGGAATGACACCCTTTGGCGCAATGTTAGCAACACCCAAACCAGTTAAGAGGTATGGGAAAATTGCAGCTAGCACTGAACCACTATTTGATAAGAAACTTTGGATTGAGTAAGCAAATCCTTTTTGCTCATCATTCACCATGTCCCCGACCATCATCTTGAATGGTTGCATGGCAACGTTAGACGATAAATCCATGAAGAGAATTGTGATGGCACCGAACCAAAGTGCTGCAAGTGATCCATAACCAAATCCTAAGCTACCAGAGTTTGGTAGTAAGAACATAACGATGACGGCGACTAACGATCCCATCAAAAGGTAAGGTAATCGACGACCAATTTTAGGCATCCACGTTTTATCTGAATAATAGCCAACTAATGGTTGAACCACTAAACCTGCTAGTGGAGGAAGAATAAAGAAGAAACCTAATTTGGTTGGATCAGCTCCCAAAGTTTGGAAGATCCGCCCCATTTGTGAAGATTGTAAAGAGAAAGCCATTTGAACACCGAAGAATCCGAAACTAATCATCCAAATTGTCGCGATAGACAATTTTGGCATTGGCTTGGTTTTTGGCGTTGTAGCCGTGTTGCCTTGTGCTGAATCATTTTCCATGATTTGTCACTCCCTGTTTATTTGGGTTATGTGAACCCATTTTTCTTAACAAAATGAATTATAAACCGCTTTGATAATTTGTGCAACCGTTTGCACAAAAATAAAATAAAAAAGAGTTGTTGCTCACAACTCGTACTGCACAATTAATTTTTGAACATTTCGATCGGTAAATAACAATTCTACCGCGCGACTGCCCAGCATTTCCGGCCGCATATCAACCATGCGGACATCTTGGTCAATCAACGCTAGTAGCTCACTCTTATTGAAACTCATCATCGGAATTTTCTTTGTGTGTCGAATTTTGCTCCAAACCCGATTAAACCGCAGCAAGCCAACATCGTCGGTTGCAATTACCGCATCGACCTCTTGGTGCTGATTCAAAAATACCTCGACTGCTGTTTCAGAAACGCGTTTTGGTAATCTAAATACTAGCGGTTCTAATTGGACTTCCGCCATCGCCTTTTCGTAGCCCATTCGGCGATTTCGCTCGTATTGCCACTCATATTCGGATTCAACAAATAGTGGGTTTCGAACCCCGCCATTTTGAAGAATTGCCATTGTGGCATCTCGCCCAGCCTGAACATTGTCGTTATCGACGTATCGATCCGGCAAATCTCCAACTGGCTGACCAATAACCACAAAGTCCAAATTTTCGCGACGCAAATAGTCAACGACCGGATCATTCTCATCCGTATATAGTAGAACGAACCGTTTGACCTTTGCCTGTTGAACCATGGCCGTCACGTTAGCAAGGACCTCTTCAACTCGGCTCCCAATCGCAATTGATAAAACATAGTGTCGGGCGACTAGCGACTGATTGATGCCTCGGAGCATATCAATATAGAACGGATTCTCCGGTGAGGAACTTTCCACCGTTGGAAAAATAACTCCGACGACGTTTGCTTCACCGCGAGTCAGGTTCTTAGCGGTATAATTTGGCAGATAATCAAGATCCTTGGCGAGTTTTTGGATTCGTTCACGCGTTTTAAGGCTAATTCTTGAATTATTATTTAGCGCACGTGAGGCGGTTGAGACTGAGACATCAGCCCGACGCGCAATATCTTTTATTGTAATCATGAGCGTTTCCTTTTTCATTTATTGGCAAGCTTCTCCATCTGAAGTTTACCACGAAATCCCTCCATTTACCGACAAATTCAGGTAGACCATCGATTTTAATCTCAAGTAAAACTTCAACTTTGACCAAAGTCATTCTTTCATCGCTTACACAATTACTTAAGGCCCTATACCTTTATAAAATCCTTTCATTGTGGCAAATTCTATAATTAATCCGAACAGAAATTAAAAAGCCCAAAGCAATCACTTACAATGGTAGTAGCTAATTCCAACCAATATAGGGAGTGATTACTTTGGGTACATCTACTTTATCACGTTTTCAACGTGGCGCACTAGCACAACTGGTCAATGAGGGGAATAAATCTTACCAAGTAATGGCTGACGCCTTAGGCGTCGCCAAAGCTACGATTAGCTATGAGTTGGACCGAGTTAAACCTTATGATCCAGAATTAGCTCAGCAAGATGCAGATCGCAAAAGGCGGAATTGCGGTCGTCGTTCGATGCTGACGGCAGCATTAGCGACTTTAATTACCAATCACTTACGATTAACCTGGTCACCAGAAACCATTGCGGCCGCTTATAACTTGAGCACTGCGTCAATTTATAATTGGCTTAATCGTGGGAAATTTACAAGTGGGACTTCCATCGAACAACGGCCAACAACTGTTAATCAACGGTTAGCTTTTGGTCATTGGGAAGTAGATACGGTGCTTTCTAGTCGAAGTGAGTCACGATCATGTCTGGTTACATTCGTAGAACGTAAGACCCGACTTCTATGGGCCATCAAAGCCCCTAATAGAACGGCTAAGGCTCTAAACACCGCCTTTGGCAAGTTTATGGGGGCCTTCGGTCCCCAAGTAAAATCCATTACTGTTGATCATGGTAAAGAGTTTGCCAATTATCAGGCCTTAGAACAGGATTATCAGATCAAAGTTTATTTTTGCCATCCATATTCACCATGAGAGCGAGGTTCCAATGAATATTTTAATAGACGGTTACGCTGGTTCTTCCCGAAAAAGACCAATTTTAGCCAAGTAACGACTGATGAGATCCTAGCAGCACTTGAACTAATTAATCAACGACCATTAAAAATACATCATCAACAGACTGCCATTGAAAGATTCCGGGCTTATTCGGATTAAACTTGTAATTTGCCATATTTAAGAATATTATGTTGCATATGATCTCTCCCTTAATTTTAGTTCGACTAAAGTGTATTAGCTTTTGGGAGATATAAACTTGACGTCCATCAAGTTTATAAAATAGTTCTAGATACTTAAAATGCTCGTATTGACTAATATAATAATGGAATATACAATAGAAGGCGAGATATTGTGAATTATTAAACTAAAAGGGGTGGCACGGAATGGAAAACCAAGAAAAAATGGCGGCTTCAATGTTGCATAGAATGGTCCGTGAATTTACCGAAAATGAACTAGCACCGCTGGATATGGAAATCGACGCCCAGGGTGATTATCCGCAAGGCTTATTCCAAAAAGTGATCGATAATGGCTTGTTAACAATGACACTACCACGTGAATATGGCGGAGCAGGCATTAGCTATAACAGCGTTGCCAAGGCGATTCACCTGATGGCCATTGGTAATGCCAGCATGGCAGTTACACTGGAAGGCCACTTTAAGACGTTGGAACAGCTCTTAAAGTATGGTGATCAGCGCTTAAAGGATGAGTATCTGACGAGTGCGGCCCATCGAATTTTTGCCTTCTCGCAGACTGAATCGTCTGGGGGCTCAAACCCGCGTGGGATTGCTACGCGGGCTGTGAAGAGTGGCGATGATTGGATCATTACCGGCGATAAAATTATGATCACGAACGGCGGCCTCGCCCAGGTATACTGTGTGTTGGCAAAAACGGAAGATGATCAAATGGCCGTGTTTGTCGTGGATCAGGATATGCCTGGTTTTTCATTTGGAAAGCGTGAAGACTTCATTGGTCTACGCGGGACACCCGTCGGCGAAATTGTGATGGATCATATCAAGGTGCCGGGTTACCACCTACTTGGTCAGATCGGCCAAGGCCTCGAAATCGGCAATAACGCCCACGACGACGCGCGGATCTTGATGGGCGCCGTCCTCACGGGCATTATGGAACACGAATTACAGATTGCGGTCGACTATTCGAAGCAGCGTAAAGCACTCGATACCCCGCTTTATGAATTACAAACCATTCAAGAAAAAATTTCAGAAATCGCGATTGCCCGTCAGAACACGGAGCTACTGTATCAGCATGCGGCACAGTTGAAGATCACGGGACAGTCGTATGCCAAAGTTGCCGCGATGGCAAAATCGTACGGAAGTCGTTCGGCGGTCCGGTGCGGCGATATGGCGCTTCAAGTACTGGCCGGCTACGGGTATAGTCGCGAGTATCCGATCGAGCACCTCATTCGTGATGCGCGGGCCATGGAAATTGCTGAAGGTACGGTAGAACGGATGAGCGGTGAAATTGCACTAAAACAGGTTAATCAGTAAGGGGTGAACAACATGAAAATTGTGGTCTGCATTAAACAGGTACCAAGAAGTGATTCGGTCAAAATCGATCCCAAGACGAACAATATGGTGCGGGATAATGTCGAAGGGGTCATCAATCCATTTGATAAAAATGCGATCGAAGAAGCACTCCGGATTAAAGATCAACTTGGTGGAGAAGTCATTTTGCTGAGCATGGGGCCGGACGGATTCATGAGTTCGCTGCGCGACGGTCTCGCAATGGGGGCTGATCAGGCCATTCTCCTCAGCTCACGGGCCTTTGGGGGCGCCGATACCCTCGCAACCGGCTATCTAATCAGTCAGGCAATTAAAAAAATTGGTGGCGTGGATTTGGTATTGTTGGGACGCCAAGCAGTCGATGCGGATACCGGCCAAGTCGGACCGATCGTGGCCGAATACTTAAACGTGCCCCAGGTCACCTTTGCTGAAGAACTGCGGTTTGTCGATGAACACACCTTGTACGGCCAACGCTTATTGGATGGCGCAACGCAAAGTGTCCAAGTGACATTGCCAGCCGTTGTAACAGTGCGCAGTGAATTAAACACCCCACGCTACGAAACACCGGTTAACATTCAAACCAGTTTTGAAAAACCAATCGACGTGTGGACGGAACACGATCTCGACTTAGATGCAACACGCATTGGTCAGGCCGGTTCGCCAACCACAGTACAAAAGGTGTACGCACCAAAACGTGAGAGCCGTCAAACGGTTCAACTCAGTGATGACAGTGCAACGGCAGTCAAAGAACTGCTGGCGCGGATTCGAAATTAGCGGGGTGAATAAAATGGCACAATCAATGATTGCAGTTTATGTGCAAACGGACGGTTCGATGGTGGAGCCGACCAGTTTACAACTGATTACCAAGGCCAGAGCAATTGCGAACGGTCAGCGTGTGGTGGCTCTATTGCCGACCAGCGACGCGGACCAAACCGTTGCGACGGTCAAGCAGTACGGTCCCGATGAAATTTTTGTGTTAGCCGACGACCGGTTTGCGGCAGCGACGGACACCGAGATTGCGGATGGCCTCTATCAGGTCGTGAAACAGGTTCAACCTAACAGCATGCTGATTCCAGCAACGGTGGTTGGGCGGTCGGTGGCCCCACGGTTACAGGCAAAACTCCAAACAGGGTTAACGGCGGACTGTTTAGACGTCTACTTTGATGGTGAAACACTGGTTCAAGTGAAGCCAACTTATGGTGATGACATCATGTGTGAAATCATTTGTGCGGATCGCCGGCCACAAATGGCAACGGTCCGGCCCAATGTATTTCAGGCTGAACCAGCGCAAGTTGCTACGCAAGTAACGAACGTGGACTTTGAATTTCATCCAGAAGCACACATTAAGATGGAAAAACCGACACCAATTATCAGTAGTTCGGCCAACATTAGTGATGCCGGTGTGGTGATTGCCTTAGGACGGGGGGCTGATAACCCGCAACTGATCGAAAAAGCGCAGAAATTAGCGGCTCGTCTGGGCGGAATGGTCGGTGTTTCTCGGCCATTAACCGATCACGCAGAATTTGGACATGAAAGCCAAATTGGACAAAGCGGCCAGTCTATTGCACCCGATTTATTGATTAACTTCGGTATCTCGGGGGCCACCCAGTACCTAGTGGGAATCGAAAATGCGAAGACGATTGTTTCGGTAAATACCGATCCGGATGCGCCCATTTTTACCAAATCAGATTATGCGTACGTTGGGGATTCCAATGATTTCATGGATACCCTGTTAAGTAGCACAAGAGTTTAAAAATCAACGCCAGCGACTCTTAGATAGGGATCGTTGGCGTTTTGTTGTGCGAAGAACTTTACACCCTGTCAGTGTGCTCTTATACTAAAAAAATGGACTATTTTTATTCAGTGGTAGATTGCAAATTTAATCCGAATTTTTGACAAATTATTCAGCATTACTTGGTAAGATGTTTGCCAGTTGAGTACTTTCAGCGGCCTTTGGTTAATTTATCCTGATAAGGTTGACATCGAGATAATTCATAAGAAATTGTTGACGGTGATCGGTTCAGCCGAACGCCCATTTGGATATTGGACAGCCCTAGTTCACAAAAGGTTTCGATTTGGCAAATTCTATAATTAATCCGAACAGAAATTAAAAAGCCCAAAGCAATCACTTACAATGGTAGTAGCTAATTCCAACCAATATAGGGAGTGATTACTTTGGGTACATCTACTTTATCACGTTTTCAACGTGGCGCACTAGCACAACTGGTCAATGAGGGGAATAAATCTTACCAAGTAATGGCTGACGCCTTAGGCGTCGCCAAAGCTACGATTAGCTATGAGTTGGACCGAGTTAAACCTTATGATCCAGAATTAGCTCAGCAAGATGCAGATCGCAAAAGGCGGAATTGCGGTCGTCGTTCGATGCTGACGGCAGCATTAGCGACTTTAATTACCAATTACTTACGATTAACCTGGTCACCAGAAACCATTGCGGCCGCTTATAACTTGAGCACTGCGTCAATTTATAATTGGCTTAATCGTGGCTGGCTCCCCTTCAAATTGACTGATCTACCCAATCGGAATGTCCGCCAGCACCGAGTGAGCGAAAATCGTGGGAAATTTACAAGTGGGACTTCCATCGAACAACGGCCAACAACTGTTAATCAACGGTTAGCTTTTGGTCATTGGGAAGTAGATACGGTGCTTTCTAGTCGAAGT from Latilactobacillus sakei subsp. sakei DSM 20017 = JCM 1157 harbors:
- a CDS encoding electron transfer flavoprotein subunit alpha/FixB family protein, whose protein sequence is MAQSMIAVYVQTDGSMVEPTSLQLITKARAIANGQRVVALLPTSDADQTVATVKQYGPDEIFVLADDRFAAATDTEIADGLYQVVKQVQPNSMLIPATVVGRSVAPRLQAKLQTGLTADCLDVYFDGETLVQVKPTYGDDIMCEIICADRRPQMATVRPNVFQAEPAQVATQVTNVDFEFHPEAHIKMEKPTPIISSSANISDAGVVIALGRGADNPQLIEKAQKLAARLGGMVGVSRPLTDHAEFGHESQIGQSGQSIAPDLLINFGISGATQYLVGIENAKTIVSVNTDPDAPIFTKSDYAYVGDSNDFMDTLLSSTRV
- a CDS encoding electron transfer flavoprotein subunit beta/FixA family protein; the encoded protein is MKIVVCIKQVPRSDSVKIDPKTNNMVRDNVEGVINPFDKNAIEEALRIKDQLGGEVILLSMGPDGFMSSLRDGLAMGADQAILLSSRAFGGADTLATGYLISQAIKKIGGVDLVLLGRQAVDADTGQVGPIVAEYLNVPQVTFAEELRFVDEHTLYGQRLLDGATQSVQVTLPAVVTVRSELNTPRYETPVNIQTSFEKPIDVWTEHDLDLDATRIGQAGSPTTVQKVYAPKRESRQTVQLSDDSATAVKELLARIRN
- a CDS encoding acyl-CoA dehydrogenase family protein, coding for MENQEKMAASMLHRMVREFTENELAPLDMEIDAQGDYPQGLFQKVIDNGLLTMTLPREYGGAGISYNSVAKAIHLMAIGNASMAVTLEGHFKTLEQLLKYGDQRLKDEYLTSAAHRIFAFSQTESSGGSNPRGIATRAVKSGDDWIITGDKIMITNGGLAQVYCVLAKTEDDQMAVFVVDQDMPGFSFGKREDFIGLRGTPVGEIVMDHIKVPGYHLLGQIGQGLEIGNNAHDDARILMGAVLTGIMEHELQIAVDYSKQRKALDTPLYELQTIQEKISEIAIARQNTELLYQHAAQLKITGQSYAKVAAMAKSYGSRSAVRCGDMALQVLAGYGYSREYPIEHLIRDARAMEIAEGTVERMSGEIALKQVNQ
- a CDS encoding LacI family DNA-binding transcriptional regulator; protein product: MITIKDIARRADVSVSTASRALNNNSRISLKTRERIQKLAKDLDYLPNYTAKNLTRGEANVVGVIFPTVESSSPENPFYIDMLRGINQSLVARHYVLSIAIGSRVEEVLANVTAMVQQAKVKRFVLLYTDENDPVVDYLRRENLDFVVIGQPVGDLPDRYVDNDNVQAGRDATMAILQNGGVRNPLFVESEYEWQYERNRRMGYEKAMAEVQLEPLVFRLPKRVSETAVEVFLNQHQEVDAVIATDDVGLLRFNRVWSKIRHTKKIPMMSFNKSELLALIDQDVRMVDMRPEMLGSRAVELLFTDRNVQKLIVQYEL